Proteins found in one Campylobacter lari genomic segment:
- a CDS encoding c-type cytochrome, with protein sequence MLRLFIVSILFINSLLAFNVKSLFTYTFNDNISYDLEKAKEIYFKNKCNTCHGENGEKNSYGKRAIKDLSPEEIKGTLKDYANGYFKNQSSDNIQMSLYTKKLSGSDMDHIIAYLKGQNFSIELNQKDLLEEEPAPKTKHNTFLK encoded by the coding sequence ATGTTACGCTTGTTTATTGTAAGTATTTTATTTATCAATTCACTATTAGCTTTTAATGTAAAATCTTTATTTACTTATACTTTTAATGATAATATTAGTTATGACTTAGAAAAAGCTAAAGAAATATATTTTAAAAACAAATGCAATACTTGCCATGGAGAAAATGGAGAAAAAAATTCTTATGGTAAAAGAGCTATTAAAGACTTAAGCCCAGAAGAAATCAAAGGCACTTTAAAAGACTATGCTAATGGATATTTCAAAAATCAATCAAGTGATAACATTCAAATGAGTTTGTATACTAAAAAACTAAGCGGGAGTGATATGGATCACATTATAGCTTACCTAAAGGGGCAAAATTTTTCTATAGAGCTTAATCAAAAAGACCTTTTAGAAGAAGAACCTGCACCAAAAACCAAGCATAATACATTTTTAAAATAA